Below is a window of Camelina sativa cultivar DH55 chromosome 11, Cs, whole genome shotgun sequence DNA.
NNNNNNNNNNNNNNNNNNNNNNNNNNNNNNNNNNNNNNNNNNNNNNNNNNNNNNNNNNNNNNNNNNNNNNNNNNNNNNNNNNNNNNNNNNNNNNNNNNNNNNNNNNNNNNNNNNNNNNNNNNNNNNNNNNNNNNNNNNNNNNNNNNNNNNNNNNNNNNNNNNNNNNNNNNNNNNNNNNNNNNNNNNNNNNNNNNNNNNNNNNNNNNNNNNNNNNNNNNNNNNNNNNNNNNNNNNNNNNNNNNNNNNNNNNNNNNNNNNNNNNNNNNNNNNNNNNNNNNNNNNNNNNNNNNNNNNNNNNNNNNNNNNNNNNNNNNNNNNNNNNNNNNNNNNNNNNNNNNNNNNNNNNNNNNNNNNNNNNNNNNNNNNNNNNNNNNNNNNNNNNNNNNNNNNNNNNNNNNNNNNNNNNNNNNNNNNNNNNNNNNNNNNNNNNNNNNNNNNNNNNNNNNNNNNNNNNNNNNNNNNNNNNNNNNNNNNNNNNNNNNNNNNNNNNNNNNNNNNNNNNNNNNNNNNNNNNNNNNNNNNNNNNNNNNNNNNNNNNNNNNNNNNNNNNNNNNNNNNNNNNNNNNNNNNNNNNNNNNNNNNNNNNNNNNNNNNNNNNNNNNNNNNNNNNNNNNNNNNNNNNNNNNNNNNNNNNNNNNNNNNNNNNNNNNNNNNNNNNNNNNNNNNNNNNNNNNNNNNNNNNNNNNNNNNNNNNNNNNNNNNNNNNNNNNNNNNNNNNNNNNNNNNNNNNNNNNNNNNNNNNNNNNNNNNNNNNNNNNNNNNNNNNNNNNNNNNNNNNNNNNNNNNNNNNNNNNNNNNNNNNNNNNNNNNNNNNNNNNNNNNNNNNNNNNNNNNNNNAGAAGAAACAGCTATCAAGGCAACCACCTTCCATTGGCTTAACAATGCCATAGGACAAATAATAAGAGTGCCTCCTTTTGCCTTCACAGATGTTAGTGCGGTATGGCTTTCCTTCCTCTTGCGTTTATCTGCATTAACATCTGCCGCCATATCGTCTTCATTTTCTGGATTACCTCGGCCAGGCCGTGCAAGTATTAGTGCTATTGTCATCACAGTTTTTCCAAGTCCCATGGCATCTGCCAATATCTGGagacaaaattttcaaacttgaATCAAATCGACAAGTAGAGAATATTTGCCACTAGAGAGATATGTGTTAGAATAAAAGTCAGCGTGATCAAGAAACATACTCCGCCTCTTGCCATCTGTGTTGCTGTTGGAAACTGGATTGTTGCTTCACCACTGAAGATGTTCACATATATTGAAGGTGCCCTCCTGAATAAAATGCATACAAATCAATGTTATCAGACCAGAGAACATAGTATGTTTCGTTGTTCATTTTCAATATTTGAGATAGTACATACTCGTCACATATTCGATAAGCCTCCCAGCAAGGATGTAGAGTTTCAGCTGCCTTTTCAACATCAATTCCTTTTTCAGATTCTGACATCCAGTAGAGGGCTTGTTTCTGGTACGGTCTCAGGTTACACGTGAGTGGACTTGGAGCTTCCATTTCCTAAACGATGGGAAgataaaatgatattaaaattagAGTTTTTACGAGGACAAGAAAAATTTTCTGGTGCATATTTCACACCTCTAGGTTATATGAATCTACAGCGCCGACAATCCGATTCATATATGACTCAGgagcatcttcttcatctttgttctGCTCCAGAGACTGTGGAcaaccttttcttcttttcgcTATGGCCAGCAATGCTGCTCTTTCGTCAAAGTCATTCTAACCAATGAAATGCATAGCTTAGTTTTCCACTTAATGAACAAAGAACTAAATTTCATACTAGCATAATTACCCTACATACATCAGAAGAGTTTCAAGGAGGGACTGATGTGGAACACATACCTCCAAATTCAGCGAACGTTTACGAGAGTTAAGTTCCTCAGGAGTAAACTCCGCCTGTTTGAAGATATAAATGAGAAACAGAAAAGTAATGGACTGGAAACATGACTCTAAGCTCACAAAGGTATTGAAACAGAGAAATGTGGTACAGACCTTTTGGTAAGGTTTGATTGTCAAGTGCTTGAAAAGCTGGAGAAGAGGATGAAGCGTAGAATCGACGTTTGGGGAAGAACCAATCCGCCAAGTGGATTTGCTAACATCAGTGAATATCGAGCTGTGAATGTAAAAACTGCAATCGAAAAGCGATATAAGTTTCCAACAAATCTATCAGTCAAGCAAGACGATCAactaacacaaccaaaaacaatatttaccTGACATATAACATAATTTCTTGCATCATTGTAAGCATCGCTGGTGCCGCTACACATCTTCCAAGCATTTTGACCTTACCAGATCTCAAAAGGCACACAGCCCAATTAGACCACTCCATCGGAAGCCTACCAATCTAAGATCGTATAGGCCAagaaatgcaaacaattaataatCCCTCATCTGAAGATTCTCACGACGAACAAAATAGTAGAGTTCAATTTCAAGTGTTCTGTAAATCCAGACAAATTTTTCAGCATTTCAAAACATGaaagatttcaaaatcaacaaaaactttCAAGTATTAAAGACTTGCTAACTATCAAGTACAGTCAtggaaaaatcaaaggaaaataTTGCAGgtaagaaaagataaaaaaaaacgacTAACCTCTCCACATCTTTTAGTAGAGAAACGAACAATATTTGGGACTTTCCAGTTGAGAACAGAGGAAAATGTGAAATTCACAATCTCATTATCTTCTAATTTCCTTCCTTTGCTTGTAGAAGTAGCCGTGACAAGTGACCTCCCAACCAAATACCAATCCTTCTCCACCGGAAAATCTCCATCTTCCACTTTCACCTTTCTCGCTTCAACCGGTTCCTTCTTCACATACAGCGGTTTCTGCTCACGGCTATATTTCATGTCTTTCACCTGCGGACTCAACATCACAGTTCCCACCTTCATTTCCTCAACCGGTTCCATCTTCACATGAGTATAACTGCTCTCTTGTTTAACTATGCTATTCAGATTCTTTGATTCCAGATCAATAACTTCAGGGGTATCCAAATTCTCTGGTTTCACAACTCGAAGGGGCGTCGGCGCCAGGATAAAGTTTTTGAAACCAACTGGAACAGATGGTTGCACCTCCATTTTCCTTCTTTTAGCTGAATCTCCAGGCGATAACAGACCATTCTCTTGCTCTAACTTCTTATTTTCCTGCAACAATCCATTAATCTCACTTGGCTCACCTTCCTGGACTCCAATCACCTCATCCTTCTTGCTGAGAACACTCGGATAAACAGAATCGTGTTTCTCCTCTAGTGTACCTAAATCAGGCTCTTCCTTAACCTTGACACTTACACAATCGTAACCAGAAACCGTTTCAGCCACAGATTTCGTTTTTGAATCAAcgaccatttcttcttctttaacaacCACCAGACTCGCAACACACAGTTCAGGTTCCACTACCTCTACCTTAACATCACAATAGCCACCCGAAGCACTCGAAACAATATCAACTACAGACTGTTCTATAGAATCACT
It encodes the following:
- the LOC109127395 gene encoding putative SWI/SNF-related matrix-associated actin-dependent regulator of chromatin subfamily A member 3-like 3; this encodes MGIVTDDEAEIRITESQAVSSSDECKIVADTPDFIDGSSLAVRTTTGVRISALSSEQSLGETDVGCSNNEDPSGVVPAIALPTAKDEVTVACVNKEILESDSFRAAGLEIRVVKEEEPDFYVENRVGDNKVDEMISDSIEQSVVDIVSSASGGYCDVKVEVVEPELCVASLVVVKEEEMVVDSKTKSVAETVSGYDCVSVKVKEEPDLGTLEEKHDSVYPSVLSKKDEVIGVQEGEPSEINGLLQENKKLEQENGLLSPGDSAKRRKMEVQPSVPVGFKNFILAPTPLRVVKPENLDTPEVIDLESKNLNSIVKQESSYTHVKMEPVEEMKVGTVMLSPQVKDMKYSREQKPLYVKKEPVEARKVKVEDGDFPVEKDWYLVGRSLVTATSTSKGRKLEDNEIVNFTFSSVLNWKVPNIVRFSTKRCGEIGRLPMEWSNWAVCLLRSGKVKMLGRCVAAPAMLTMMQEIMLYVSFYIHSSIFTDVSKSTWRIGSSPNVDSTLHPLLQLFKHLTIKPYQKAEFTPEELNSRKRSLNLENDFDERAALLAIAKRRKGCPQSLEQNKDEEDAPESYMNRIVGAVDSYNLEEMEAPSPLTCNLRPYQKQALYWMSESEKGIDVEKAAETLHPCWEAYRICDERAPSIYVNIFSGEATIQFPTATQMARGGILADAMGLGKTVMTIALILARPGRGNPENEDDMAADVNADKRKRKESHTALTSVKAKGGTLIICPMALLSQWKNT